A region of Lentimicrobiaceae bacterium DNA encodes the following proteins:
- a CDS encoding SH3 domain-containing protein produces METKFGFHLMDIDEFGNWLDTQQVSRVISLIQNHHTYLPDYTHFTGSNHFARLKSMKDYHMVNNGWSNIAQTLTTFPDGKVAVCRPLNEVPVGIKGHNSKGICIEHFGNFDKDKDQMSSAHRHTILKINALLCRKFNLPVDTDHVVYHHWYDLNNGMRLNGEGVTKSCPGTAFFGGNKVEDANAGFIPLIKQEMSALGGVVSGTVAPVHPVTPEAGIVSASTLNVRQGPGTGFGLAGKLSAGAMVNIYESAGGWLRIAETSEWIAERYVIKVRKSHVLSDSLNIRSGPGARFQALGSLPKNTEVLVYETQDGWCRIDINEKWVSAQYLSE; encoded by the coding sequence ATGGAAACAAAATTCGGATTTCACCTGATGGATATTGATGAATTTGGCAATTGGCTTGATACGCAACAGGTCAGCAGGGTTATTTCCCTTATTCAGAATCATCACACCTATTTGCCAGATTATACGCATTTTACGGGTAGCAATCATTTTGCTCGCCTTAAGTCAATGAAGGATTACCACATGGTTAACAACGGGTGGAGCAATATTGCGCAGACACTAACCACCTTCCCTGATGGCAAAGTGGCTGTTTGCCGTCCGTTAAATGAAGTGCCTGTGGGGATTAAAGGCCATAATTCAAAAGGAATATGTATTGAGCATTTTGGCAATTTTGACAAAGATAAAGACCAGATGTCGTCTGCTCATCGTCACACTATCCTTAAAATTAATGCTTTGCTTTGCCGTAAATTTAATCTGCCTGTTGATACTGACCATGTTGTGTATCATCATTGGTATGATTTGAATAACGGGATGAGATTGAATGGTGAAGGTGTTACAAAAAGTTGCCCTGGCACCGCTTTTTTTGGAGGGAATAAGGTTGAAGATGCCAATGCGGGCTTCATTCCACTGATTAAGCAGGAAATGTCGGCCCTGGGAGGAGTGGTTTCAGGTACTGTTGCTCCTGTTCATCCGGTTACTCCTGAAGCAGGAATAGTTTCTGCTTCAACACTCAATGTGCGGCAAGGTCCGGGAACCGGGTTTGGGCTTGCCGGAAAGTTAAGTGCAGGAGCCATGGTGAATATTTACGAATCTGCCGGCGGTTGGCTGCGCATTGCTGAAACCAGCGAATGGATTGCTGAAAGGTATGTCATAAAAGTTCGCAAAAGCCATGTATTGTCCGATAGTTTGAATATCAGGTCGGGCCCCGGTGCCCGGTTTCAAGCCTTGGGTTCTCTTCCGAAAAACACGGAAGTGCTGGTATACGAAACGCAAGACGGGTGGTGCCGGATTGATATCAATGAAAAATGGGTGTCAGCCCAATATCTGAGTGAATGA
- the secG gene encoding preprotein translocase subunit SecG — protein sequence MGAYILVSVLILIACVLLGLVVLVQNSKGGGLASNFSSSNQFMGVRKTADFLEKTTWTLAIILLALSLFSIFVIPRNANVARSTDTELRQLINEQSAPVQDFEAPPAE from the coding sequence ATGGGAGCTTATATCTTAGTTTCAGTGCTTATTCTAATCGCCTGTGTACTTCTGGGCCTTGTTGTATTGGTTCAAAACTCAAAGGGTGGTGGACTGGCTTCAAATTTTTCATCATCGAACCAGTTTATGGGCGTTCGGAAAACTGCTGACTTCCTCGAAAAAACAACCTGGACTCTGGCAATTATTCTTCTTGCGCTCAGTCTGTTTTCAATTTTTGTAATCCCACGCAATGCCAATGTGGCCCGCTCAACAGATACCGAATTACGTCAGTTGATTAACGAGCAGTCAGCTCCTGTTCAGGATTTTGAAGCTCCGCCAGCAGAATAA
- a CDS encoding LptE family protein, translating to MVLNSQNGTGIRKKTGLLSLLIVFSSMVFMLSGCGVYSFTGASVPPEAKTVSISLFPNKAQLVQPTLSQQFTDALRDKFASQTNLNLVPRGGDLHFEGEITGYTTEPVAITGEQQAALIRLKITVNVRYVNKFSTKDNFETSFSRYEDYSSSQNLSSVESDLITKINEALVEDIFNKSVVNW from the coding sequence ATGGTATTGAATAGTCAAAACGGCACTGGCATTCGGAAAAAAACAGGCCTTCTGAGCCTTCTGATAGTTTTTTCTTCAATGGTGTTCATGCTTTCGGGTTGTGGAGTTTATTCATTTACAGGGGCATCGGTACCTCCTGAGGCAAAAACTGTTTCTATTTCCCTGTTCCCGAATAAGGCACAACTTGTTCAACCTACGCTTAGTCAGCAATTTACCGATGCCTTGCGCGATAAATTTGCTTCACAAACCAACCTTAATCTGGTTCCACGTGGCGGAGATCTGCATTTTGAAGGCGAAATTACCGGTTATACTACTGAGCCAGTGGCTATTACAGGTGAACAGCAAGCTGCACTCATCAGGCTCAAGATTACAGTTAACGTCAGGTATGTTAACAAATTCAGCACAAAAGATAATTTTGAAACTTCATTTTCCCGTTACGAGGATTATAGCTCAAGTCAGAATCTTTCATCAGTCGAATCTGACCTGATTACTAAAATCAATGAAGCGCTTGTAGAAGATATTTTCAACAAATCAGTGGTAAACTGGTAA
- a CDS encoding co-chaperone GroES: MTQVNVKPLADRVLIEPAAAEVKTAGGIIIPDTAKEKPQRGTVVAVGPGKKDEPVTVKVGDVVLYGKYAGTEISVEGKDYLIMRESDIVAII, translated from the coding sequence ATGACACAAGTGAATGTAAAACCATTAGCTGATCGTGTTTTAATTGAACCAGCTGCTGCAGAAGTAAAAACAGCCGGTGGTATTATTATACCCGACACTGCCAAAGAGAAACCCCAGAGAGGAACCGTTGTAGCCGTTGGCCCGGGTAAAAAAGATGAGCCTGTCACTGTAAAAGTTGGTGATGTTGTGCTTTATGGAAAGTATGCCGGTACCGAAATCAGTGTTGAAGGCAAAGATTACCTCATTATGCGTGAATCGGATATCGTGGCAATTATCTAA
- a CDS encoding phenylalanine--tRNA ligase subunit beta produces MKISYNWLKEYINTNLSVEQISLLLTDIGLEVEAIETFESLKGGLKGVVTGEVKTCERHPNADKLSVTTVDVGAPELLHIVCGAPNVAAGQKVVVATIGTIIYKGEESFEIKKSKIRGELSEGMICAEDELGLGNSHDGIMVLSPEVEVGMPAADFFGISNDFVFEIGLTPNRADAASHIGVARDLAAAIVARGLETSGVKLLTPDVSDFKVDNLSLPVEVVVEDAEACPRYSGITVSGVKVGPSPEWMVNRLKAIGIRPINNIVDITNYILFEYGQPLHAFDAKVTGSKVIVKKLAEGTPFVTLDQAERKLGAGDLMICNATEPMCIAGVFGGAKSGVTESTTAVFLESACFNPVSVRKTSRLHMLKTDASFRFERGTDPEITVIALKRAAMLIKEIAGGQISSDIVDVYPSPVEHKKVSLTFDYVNRFVGQDIPAEDIKVILSGLGINMLETSDSGLEIAVPPFKVDVTGIADVIEEILRIYGYNRIEAGDGLHSSISYHQKPDREKLQNITADFLTSNGFNEILTNSLSSSIYYEGNAWFEQEKSVKILNPLSRELDTMRQTLLFSGLESVSHNLNRRQLNLKFYEFGFVYELTGANVKGDVNRNYREHKELALFMTGAQLPENWYVAEKKSDFYALRAFVAGALRKAGIEMSRLQPGGNLPAYLTVGEVYQMNGKPLCAIGRLNEKLLKQFSIAQPVFYACIHWENLVHAVRKHTVSYREVPKFPEVRRDLALVLDQSVKYSEIEAIAFKTGKQLLKRINLFDVYEGDKIESGKKSYAISFILQDENKTLTDKDIDKFMDRLAEVLEKETGAKVRR; encoded by the coding sequence ATGAAGATTTCATACAACTGGCTTAAAGAATACATCAATACTAACCTGAGTGTTGAACAAATTTCGCTGTTACTAACGGATATTGGTCTTGAAGTGGAGGCCATTGAAACTTTTGAGTCGCTTAAAGGCGGATTAAAAGGGGTTGTTACCGGCGAAGTGAAAACCTGCGAACGCCATCCGAATGCTGATAAACTCAGTGTTACCACTGTGGATGTTGGTGCGCCTGAGCTGTTACATATCGTTTGCGGAGCCCCCAATGTGGCTGCAGGACAAAAAGTAGTTGTTGCTACCATCGGAACCATCATTTATAAGGGTGAGGAATCATTTGAAATCAAGAAATCAAAAATCAGGGGCGAACTGTCAGAAGGAATGATTTGTGCTGAGGATGAGCTCGGTCTTGGTAACTCGCACGATGGCATTATGGTGCTTTCTCCTGAAGTTGAGGTTGGCATGCCTGCTGCTGACTTCTTTGGAATCAGCAACGATTTTGTTTTTGAGATCGGGTTAACTCCTAACCGCGCTGATGCAGCTTCACATATCGGAGTTGCCCGCGATTTGGCAGCAGCTATTGTGGCCAGAGGTTTAGAGACTAGCGGTGTTAAACTGCTAACACCTGATGTGTCTGATTTTAAGGTTGATAATCTGTCACTCCCGGTTGAAGTTGTGGTGGAAGATGCCGAAGCCTGTCCAAGATATTCAGGAATTACGGTTTCAGGTGTCAAAGTTGGTCCTTCTCCGGAATGGATGGTTAACAGGTTGAAAGCAATCGGAATCAGGCCCATCAACAATATTGTGGATATTACCAATTATATTTTATTTGAGTACGGCCAGCCTTTGCATGCTTTTGATGCTAAGGTTACAGGAAGTAAAGTCATAGTTAAAAAACTTGCCGAAGGAACTCCTTTTGTAACCCTTGACCAGGCTGAACGTAAATTGGGCGCAGGAGATCTGATGATTTGCAATGCAACAGAGCCCATGTGTATTGCGGGTGTTTTTGGAGGCGCAAAGTCAGGCGTAACTGAGTCAACAACGGCTGTTTTTCTCGAAAGTGCCTGCTTTAACCCGGTGTCGGTGCGCAAAACATCAAGGTTGCATATGCTTAAAACTGATGCCTCGTTCCGTTTCGAGCGTGGCACTGACCCTGAAATTACAGTTATTGCTCTAAAACGTGCAGCTATGCTCATCAAAGAGATTGCTGGTGGGCAAATTTCTTCTGATATAGTTGATGTTTATCCTTCACCTGTTGAACACAAAAAAGTAAGCCTCACTTTTGATTATGTAAATCGTTTTGTTGGTCAGGATATTCCTGCTGAAGATATTAAGGTGATTCTTTCCGGACTGGGCATCAACATGCTGGAAACAAGTGATTCAGGTCTGGAGATTGCCGTGCCTCCTTTTAAGGTTGATGTGACTGGTATTGCTGATGTGATTGAAGAAATTCTCAGGATTTATGGTTATAACCGTATTGAAGCCGGAGATGGCCTGCATTCCAGCATTTCATATCATCAAAAGCCTGATAGGGAAAAACTACAGAACATTACTGCCGATTTTCTAACAAGCAACGGCTTTAATGAAATTCTGACCAATTCACTCAGTAGTTCAATTTATTACGAAGGCAATGCCTGGTTTGAGCAGGAGAAAAGTGTTAAAATACTGAACCCGCTTTCACGCGAACTGGATACCATGCGCCAGACACTGTTATTTAGCGGGCTTGAATCGGTTTCTCACAATCTGAATCGCCGCCAGTTGAATCTTAAATTCTACGAATTTGGATTTGTGTATGAATTAACCGGTGCCAATGTAAAGGGTGATGTTAATCGTAATTACCGTGAACATAAGGAGCTGGCTTTGTTTATGACAGGAGCGCAGCTGCCCGAAAATTGGTATGTAGCTGAGAAAAAATCCGACTTTTATGCGCTCAGGGCTTTTGTGGCCGGGGCTTTGCGAAAAGCCGGCATCGAAATGAGCCGTCTGCAGCCTGGCGGAAATTTGCCTGCATATCTGACAGTAGGTGAAGTGTATCAAATGAATGGAAAACCTTTATGTGCCATTGGTCGTTTAAACGAAAAGCTGCTAAAGCAGTTTAGCATTGCTCAGCCCGTATTTTATGCTTGTATTCACTGGGAAAATCTGGTTCATGCTGTCAGAAAGCATACAGTTTCCTATCGCGAAGTGCCTAAATTTCCGGAAGTTCGCCGCGATTTGGCACTGGTTCTTGATCAGTCAGTCAAATATTCAGAAATAGAAGCTATTGCTTTTAAAACCGGGAAACAATTGCTCAAAAGAATTAACCTCTTTGATGTTTACGAAGGAGATAAAATTGAGTCCGGTAAAAAATCATATGCCATTAGTTTTATTTTGCAGGATGAAAATAAAACCCTGACCGATAAGGATATTGATAAATTTATGGACAGGTTGGCCGAAGTACTGGAAAAAGAAACAGGTGCAAAGGTGAGGCGTTAA
- the recG gene encoding ATP-dependent DNA helicase RecG produces the protein MVNLLDTPVEYLKGVGPLRAEILRKETGIRTFGELLLYYPFRYVDRSKFYTVAEVNTDTAWLQLKGKITGMQTLGTGRAQRLVMNFRDNTGEIELVWFQGVKWIKDKVKPGKEFIIFGKPNYFNGRYNFTHPDIEPADEEILIQNEPLQPYYPTSEKLKSRGFTPKNFARIMRNLLQLVQYVIPETLNQNLLSALKLMPRAEALINIHFPRNPQALAKAQERLKFDELFFIQLQLLRLKYVRMEKVHGRVFSHIGAYFNSFYHQNLPFELTNAQKKVVKEIRADLGSGKQMNRLLQGDVGSGKTLVALMSMLIALDNGCQACLMAPTEILATQHFKTIGKMLAGLPVEVVLLTGSTKKANRKVLHEKLQDGTLHILIGTHALIEDQVRFQNLGLVVIDEQHRFGVAQRARLWEKSQIPPHILVMTATPIPRTLAMTLYGDLDVSVIDELPPGRKPVKTYHFFEKERLRVFRFMKDQIAQGRQIYVVYPLINESESLDLQDLMDGFDTVSRYFPLPEYQISVVHGQLKAAEKESEMRRFIEKKTQIMVATTVIEVGVDVPNASVMVIENAERFGLSQLHQLRGRVGRGADQSHCILMSSYKLTADGRKRLDTMVKTTDGFEIAEVDLHLRGPGDLQGTQQSGLVGLKLASLVKDEKLLKIAREFAHRTLTDDPELKKLENLPMLRYLQISANDWGKIS, from the coding sequence GTGGTGAATTTACTTGATACTCCTGTTGAATACCTGAAAGGTGTAGGACCTTTGAGAGCCGAGATTCTGCGCAAGGAAACCGGAATACGAACCTTCGGCGAACTTCTGCTTTATTACCCTTTCAGATATGTTGATCGCAGTAAATTTTACACCGTAGCCGAGGTGAACACTGATACTGCATGGCTTCAGTTAAAAGGGAAAATCACCGGAATGCAAACGTTAGGGACCGGTCGGGCCCAGCGTTTGGTAATGAACTTTCGCGATAATACCGGAGAGATTGAATTGGTTTGGTTTCAGGGCGTTAAATGGATTAAGGATAAGGTAAAGCCCGGAAAAGAGTTTATAATTTTTGGGAAACCCAATTACTTTAACGGGCGGTATAACTTTACGCATCCTGATATCGAACCAGCCGATGAGGAGATACTGATTCAGAACGAACCGCTGCAACCCTATTATCCAACTTCCGAAAAGCTTAAAAGCCGTGGATTTACTCCCAAAAATTTTGCACGGATTATGCGGAACCTGCTTCAACTGGTTCAATATGTTATTCCTGAAACGCTCAATCAGAACCTTCTGTCGGCTCTCAAATTAATGCCTCGGGCAGAAGCATTGATCAATATTCATTTTCCGCGCAATCCACAGGCTTTAGCCAAAGCGCAGGAACGGTTGAAATTCGATGAGCTCTTCTTTATTCAGTTGCAGTTGCTCCGGCTCAAATATGTGAGAATGGAGAAAGTGCATGGCCGGGTTTTCAGCCATATAGGTGCTTATTTTAATTCATTTTATCATCAGAATCTTCCTTTTGAACTTACCAATGCCCAAAAAAAAGTGGTGAAGGAAATAAGAGCCGATTTGGGAAGTGGTAAACAAATGAATCGTTTATTGCAGGGAGATGTGGGAAGCGGAAAAACATTGGTTGCGCTTATGTCGATGCTGATTGCGCTTGACAACGGTTGCCAGGCATGCCTTATGGCTCCCACAGAAATTCTGGCTACCCAGCACTTTAAAACCATTGGTAAAATGCTGGCAGGTTTGCCTGTTGAAGTGGTGTTACTGACTGGATCAACCAAAAAAGCGAACAGAAAAGTTCTGCACGAAAAACTTCAGGACGGAACTTTACATATACTGATTGGTACCCATGCATTGATTGAAGATCAGGTTAGATTTCAAAATCTGGGTTTGGTTGTGATTGATGAACAACACCGGTTTGGAGTGGCGCAACGTGCCCGTCTGTGGGAAAAAAGTCAGATTCCACCACATATCCTGGTAATGACAGCGACTCCTATCCCACGTACTTTAGCCATGACACTTTACGGTGATTTGGATGTTTCTGTAATTGATGAATTGCCACCCGGCCGAAAGCCTGTCAAGACCTATCACTTTTTTGAAAAAGAAAGACTTCGGGTTTTTCGCTTTATGAAAGACCAGATTGCTCAGGGGCGGCAGATTTATGTGGTTTATCCTTTAATCAACGAATCGGAATCACTCGATTTGCAGGATTTGATGGATGGCTTTGATACCGTTTCAAGGTATTTCCCCTTGCCCGAATACCAGATAAGTGTGGTGCATGGTCAATTGAAGGCTGCCGAGAAGGAGAGTGAAATGCGCCGCTTTATCGAAAAGAAAACCCAGATTATGGTGGCTACTACTGTGATTGAAGTTGGTGTTGATGTTCCAAATGCTTCGGTTATGGTTATTGAAAATGCTGAACGATTCGGTTTGTCGCAGCTGCATCAGCTTCGTGGAAGAGTGGGAAGGGGCGCCGACCAGTCTCACTGTATTCTTATGAGTAGTTACAAGCTTACTGCTGATGGCCGAAAACGTCTTGATACAATGGTAAAAACGACTGATGGCTTTGAGATAGCTGAAGTGGATCTTCACCTGCGCGGCCCCGGTGACCTTCAGGGTACACAGCAGAGCGGACTGGTTGGACTTAAACTGGCGAGTCTGGTGAAGGATGAGAAATTGCTGAAGATTGCCCGCGAATTTGCCCACCGAACCCTTACTGACGATCCCGAATTGAAAAAGCTGGAAAATCTTCCTATGCTCAGATACCTGCAGATAAGCGCCAATGACTGGGGGAAGATTAGTTAA
- the gldN gene encoding gliding motility protein GldN has protein sequence MKKVFGFLAIVLLMAGFAKTSISQVLDSPPRDGIYDKKVTIEKKPITYPWVREADVIWSKRIWRVIDLREKMNQAFYYPEVPHNDLRSLMQVLMDALKEGTITAYDASSSTDEFLVPLTYQEIMNRLERVDSVPMQRPYPPYDWYDTVISVKFNPSDVKRFRIKEDWFFDKQRSVMEVRILGICPVRDNFDENGLFRAYDPLYWIYFPEARQVLAKAEVFNRNNSAARKTYDDIFWKRMFTSYIYKEDNVYDRRISDYATGIDALMEADRVKNDLFTFEHNLWEF, from the coding sequence ATGAAAAAAGTATTTGGTTTTCTTGCCATTGTTTTATTGATGGCTGGTTTTGCAAAAACAAGTATCTCTCAGGTGCTCGATAGCCCACCGCGCGATGGTATTTACGATAAGAAAGTTACCATTGAGAAGAAGCCTATTACCTATCCGTGGGTACGTGAGGCTGATGTTATCTGGAGCAAACGTATCTGGCGCGTGATTGACCTGCGCGAAAAAATGAATCAGGCTTTTTATTATCCTGAAGTTCCTCATAACGATTTACGCAGCCTTATGCAGGTGCTGATGGATGCCTTAAAGGAAGGTACCATTACAGCCTACGATGCTTCTTCTTCAACCGACGAATTCCTGGTTCCTTTAACTTATCAGGAAATCATGAACAGACTCGAACGAGTTGATTCTGTTCCTATGCAACGTCCTTACCCGCCTTACGACTGGTATGATACCGTTATTTCTGTTAAATTTAATCCTTCAGATGTTAAACGGTTCAGAATCAAAGAAGACTGGTTTTTCGATAAACAGCGCTCGGTTATGGAGGTTCGCATTTTAGGTATTTGTCCGGTGCGCGATAATTTTGATGAAAATGGCCTTTTCAGGGCTTATGATCCTCTCTACTGGATTTATTTCCCCGAAGCCCGTCAGGTGTTGGCTAAAGCTGAAGTCTTCAATAGAAATAACAGCGCTGCCCGCAAAACTTATGATGATATCTTCTGGAAACGTATGTTCACCAGCTATATCTACAAGGAAGACAATGTATACGATAGACGAATTTCTGACTATGCAACCGGAATTGATGCTTTGATGGAAGCCGACAGGGTTAAAAATGACCTGTTTACTTTTGAGCATAATCTCTGGGAGTTCTAG
- a CDS encoding sigma-54-dependent Fis family transcriptional regulator, producing the protein MDIQSLKQRFGIIGHSPLLDRAIDIARQVAATDITVLINGESGVGKEVFPQIIHNLSGRKHGPYIAVNCGAIPEGTIDSELFGHEKGSFTGAHEARKGYFEVVNGGTIFLDEVAELPLSTQVRLLRVLETGEFFKVGSSKVIKTDVRVVAATNVDIPDAIQKGKFRQDLYYRLNTVPIYIPPLRERNDDIVLLFRKFAADFAEKYRMPPLELDESARIMLMNYRWQGNVRQLKNITEQISIIEESRLITSLNLQKYLPQESRDLPVLYQKEQAGGEFSERELLYKVLFDMKRDINELKKLVVDIVDHSDLSHELQREHQPILTQLYKEFDENFSSIPQVEVQPRNEPHPLDTFYTHEELEESLSIQKKEVDLIRRAIEKHGGKRKIAAKELGISERTLYRKIKEYGIE; encoded by the coding sequence ATGGATATTCAATCACTAAAACAACGCTTTGGCATTATTGGTCATTCCCCATTGCTCGACAGGGCAATTGATATAGCCCGGCAAGTGGCAGCAACTGATATTACAGTTTTAATCAATGGGGAGAGTGGTGTTGGTAAAGAGGTTTTTCCGCAAATTATTCACAATCTGAGTGGCCGCAAACATGGCCCCTATATTGCTGTAAACTGTGGTGCCATACCTGAGGGGACGATTGATTCCGAGCTCTTTGGGCATGAGAAAGGATCGTTTACAGGCGCTCATGAAGCTCGCAAAGGATATTTTGAAGTGGTGAATGGTGGAACTATCTTCCTTGATGAAGTGGCAGAGCTGCCGTTGTCAACACAGGTGAGGTTGTTGCGCGTATTGGAAACCGGCGAGTTTTTTAAAGTAGGTTCTTCCAAGGTAATCAAAACAGATGTAAGGGTGGTGGCGGCAACCAATGTTGATATACCTGATGCCATTCAAAAAGGTAAATTCAGACAGGATCTTTATTACAGATTAAATACGGTTCCAATCTATATCCCGCCCTTGCGCGAAAGAAATGACGATATCGTGCTGCTGTTCAGGAAATTTGCGGCTGATTTTGCCGAAAAGTATCGTATGCCTCCTCTTGAACTTGACGAGTCGGCACGTATCATGCTGATGAACTACAGATGGCAGGGAAATGTCAGACAATTAAAAAACATTACGGAGCAAATTTCAATTATTGAAGAAAGCCGTCTTATAACCTCGCTTAACCTTCAGAAGTATCTGCCCCAGGAAAGCCGCGATTTGCCGGTGCTTTACCAAAAAGAGCAGGCCGGTGGAGAGTTTTCAGAACGTGAATTGCTATACAAGGTCTTGTTTGATATGAAACGCGATATCAATGAGTTGAAAAAACTTGTTGTGGATATTGTTGACCATAGCGATTTGAGCCATGAATTGCAGCGTGAACATCAGCCCATATTAACACAACTCTACAAAGAGTTTGATGAAAACTTTTCCAGCATTCCCCAGGTGGAGGTTCAGCCTCGTAACGAGCCCCATCCTTTGGATACTTTTTATACCCATGAAGAATTGGAAGAATCTCTTTCTATTCAGAAAAAAGAGGTAGACCTTATTCGTCGTGCCATTGAAAAACATGGTGGAAAACGTAAAATTGCAGCCAAGGAACTGGGCATTTCCGAACGTACGCTTTATAGAAAAATCAAGGAATATGGTATTGAATAG
- a CDS encoding SDR family NAD(P)-dependent oxidoreductase — protein sequence MKKALVTGADGFIGSHLTELLLQQGYSVVALSYYNSFNYWGWLEDIKAVENLQVVTGDVRDPHFVRHIMQGVDIVFHLAALIAIPYSYHAPDTYVDTNIRGTLNVCQAAKELGGIRVIVTSTSEVYGTAQYVPIDEKHPKQPQSPYSASKIGADAMAMSFFNAFNLPVTIARPFNTYGPRQSARAIIPTIITQIANGISEIKLGDLSPTRDFNFVKDTARGFLAIARCNETIGREVNIASNFEISMADTLNIIKELMQSDVHFITDHQRLRPENSEVFRLWGDNKLIVGLTGWKPEYNIREGLRETINWFAVPANLAKYKAGIYNL from the coding sequence ATGAAAAAAGCATTGGTAACAGGCGCCGACGGGTTTATTGGTTCTCATCTGACAGAATTGCTGCTGCAGCAAGGCTATAGTGTTGTTGCCCTGTCTTACTATAATTCGTTTAACTATTGGGGCTGGCTTGAAGATATCAAGGCCGTTGAGAATCTACAGGTAGTCACTGGTGATGTAAGAGACCCCCACTTTGTCAGGCATATTATGCAGGGCGTTGATATTGTTTTTCACCTGGCTGCGCTTATTGCTATTCCCTATTCATATCATGCACCTGATACTTATGTTGATACCAACATCAGGGGAACGCTTAATGTTTGTCAGGCTGCCAAGGAACTTGGCGGAATTCGTGTGATAGTGACCTCTACGTCTGAAGTTTATGGTACAGCTCAGTATGTGCCCATTGATGAGAAACATCCCAAACAACCCCAGTCGCCCTATTCAGCTTCAAAAATTGGAGCCGATGCCATGGCCATGAGCTTTTTTAATGCTTTTAACCTGCCGGTGACCATCGCCAGACCGTTTAATACATATGGCCCCAGACAGTCGGCTCGTGCCATTATCCCAACCATTATTACCCAGATAGCTAATGGCATAAGTGAAATAAAGCTCGGGGATCTGTCACCGACCCGCGACTTTAATTTTGTAAAAGATACCGCCAGAGGATTTTTGGCCATCGCCCGTTGTAATGAAACCATTGGCAGGGAGGTCAATATTGCTTCTAATTTCGAAATTTCTATGGCTGATACGCTCAATATTATCAAAGAGCTGATGCAAAGTGATGTTCATTTTATTACCGATCATCAAAGGCTGCGACCTGAAAATTCAGAAGTGTTCCGTTTGTGGGGTGACAATAAATTGATAGTTGGCCTAACAGGCTGGAAGCCTGAATACAATATCAGAGAGGGGCTTCGCGAAACCATCAACTGGTTTGCTGTTCCTGCTAATCTGGCAAAATATAAAGCCGGTATCTATAATTTATAG